In the genome of Halostella limicola, one region contains:
- a CDS encoding aldo/keto reductase yields the protein METRELGDTGHESTVMTFGAIALNWLEQEGANQMVELLLDRGVNHFDVAPTYGDAELKLGPKLRQHREEIFLGCKTQEREYEGARRKLERSLDRLGVDSIDLYQVHGLEYEEELETITGDGGALEAFRDAREEGLIDHIGLTSHGTPRLILDAIDRIDDLESLMFPMNPVVAGKDGDEYDYEAVYERAEAEGIGTLGIKAFAKGPWPSTDDLPEADRPYANWYEPVDRPDEVRERFDFAAAQGLTSVVSPGDPKLVAMVLDAAARYDGMDEAAQRSLIERLRHDDSPVPEQLHH from the coding sequence ATGGAAACGCGCGAACTCGGCGACACCGGGCACGAGAGCACCGTGATGACGTTCGGGGCCATCGCGCTGAACTGGCTGGAGCAGGAGGGCGCGAACCAGATGGTCGAACTGCTGCTCGACCGCGGCGTCAACCACTTCGACGTCGCGCCGACGTACGGCGACGCGGAGCTGAAGCTCGGGCCGAAACTCCGCCAGCACCGCGAGGAGATATTCCTCGGCTGCAAGACCCAGGAGCGGGAGTACGAGGGGGCGCGGCGGAAGCTCGAACGGTCGCTCGACCGCCTCGGCGTCGACAGCATCGACCTCTACCAGGTCCACGGGCTGGAGTACGAGGAGGAACTGGAGACGATCACGGGTGACGGCGGTGCGCTCGAAGCCTTCCGCGACGCCCGGGAGGAGGGGCTGATCGACCACATCGGCCTCACGAGTCACGGGACTCCCCGGCTCATCCTCGACGCGATCGACCGTATCGACGACCTCGAATCGCTGATGTTCCCGATGAACCCGGTCGTCGCCGGCAAGGACGGCGACGAGTACGACTACGAGGCGGTGTACGAGCGCGCCGAGGCCGAGGGCATCGGCACGCTCGGCATCAAGGCGTTCGCGAAGGGGCCGTGGCCGTCGACGGACGACCTGCCGGAGGCGGACCGGCCGTACGCGAACTGGTACGAGCCGGTCGACCGCCCCGACGAGGTCCGCGAGCGGTTCGACTTCGCCGCCGCGCAGGGGCTGACGAGCGTCGTCAGTCCGGGGGACCCGAAGCTCGTCGCGATGGTCCTCGACGCCGCCGCCCGCTACGACGGGATGGACGAGGCGGCCCAGCGCTCGCTGATCGAACGGCTGCGCCACGACGACAGTCCCGTTCCCGAACAGTTACATCACTGA
- a CDS encoding class I SAM-dependent methyltransferase, whose amino-acid sequence MDVPRTVETALEDRPVAGKTCLEAGAGVGNATAGLLAAGADRVYAVTDDRDHARTVRERVGRDAADRAAVIEADLLETPLPTGSVDVITAHGLFNVISPASLPAVAAELTRVAAPGCHLVVDDYEPPPEDAAVRDLFAVENAAAELADGRPALTFYPAEALRRLFAGYGWEFDRERTLLDPVPWTERHVEAHADAARGSASALPDELGDPLASSADRLADRISEESVGTMYSVAMRFPG is encoded by the coding sequence ATGGACGTGCCGCGAACGGTCGAGACGGCCCTCGAAGACCGCCCCGTAGCGGGGAAGACCTGCCTCGAGGCGGGGGCCGGCGTCGGCAACGCGACCGCGGGACTGCTCGCCGCGGGTGCCGACCGCGTGTACGCCGTCACGGACGACCGCGACCACGCCCGGACCGTCCGCGAGCGAGTCGGTCGCGACGCGGCCGACCGCGCGGCGGTGATCGAAGCGGACCTGCTCGAGACGCCGCTTCCGACCGGGTCCGTCGACGTGATCACCGCCCACGGGCTGTTCAACGTGATTTCGCCCGCGTCGCTCCCGGCCGTCGCGGCGGAGTTGACACGCGTCGCGGCCCCGGGTTGTCACCTCGTCGTCGACGACTACGAACCGCCGCCAGAGGACGCCGCCGTACGCGACCTGTTCGCCGTCGAGAACGCGGCCGCCGAACTCGCGGACGGACGCCCCGCACTGACGTTCTACCCGGCCGAGGCGCTCCGCCGACTGTTCGCCGGATACGGCTGGGAGTTCGACCGAGAGCGGACGCTGCTGGACCCCGTGCCGTGGACCGAGCGCCACGTCGAGGCCCACGCCGATGCGGCGCGCGGATCGGCGTCGGCGCTCCCGGACGAACTCGGCGACCCGCTTGCCTCGTCGGCCGACCGCCTCGCGGACCGGATCAGCGAGGAATCGGTCGGGACGATGTACAGCGTCGCGATGCGGTTCCCCGGCTGA
- the hisD gene encoding histidinol dehydrogenase, with the protein MNVRSVADLGPDDRAALFDRDAGVEAVRSDARDIVERVRTEGDVAVREFSREFDDVEVANIDVTDRAERAYDELDDEMRETIERAAANVREFHEAQVPEDWREDFDGRELGRRFRPIERVGVYVPGGTAAYPSSAIMGVVPAKVAGVDEVSVVTPPAEEMNPVTLAAIHAAGADAVYSVGGAQGIAALAYGTETVHRVQKVVGPGNRWVTAAKAEVRGDVDIDFLAGPSEILVVADETADPEYVAADLVAQAEHDENASVVAVTDDEGTAEAVADAVEARVDERERAETIRAALDNDASGVFHARSMSEAILFAEEYAAEHLSIQAEDDESVLDRIDSAGSAFLGPHTPVAAGDYASGTNHVLPTNGGAKRHGGLSVDTFLRSTTVQRLDESALGDLRDTITTLAEAEGLDAHAESVRERFDER; encoded by the coding sequence ATGAACGTCAGAAGCGTGGCGGACCTCGGGCCGGACGACCGCGCGGCGCTGTTCGACCGCGACGCCGGCGTCGAGGCCGTCCGGAGCGACGCCCGCGACATCGTCGAGCGCGTCCGGACGGAGGGCGACGTCGCCGTCCGGGAGTTCTCGCGGGAGTTCGACGACGTCGAGGTCGCCAACATCGACGTCACGGACCGCGCGGAGCGCGCGTACGACGAACTGGACGACGAGATGCGCGAGACCATCGAGCGCGCCGCCGCGAACGTTCGCGAGTTCCACGAGGCGCAGGTGCCGGAAGACTGGCGCGAGGACTTCGACGGCCGGGAGCTCGGTCGGCGGTTCCGCCCTATCGAGCGCGTCGGCGTCTACGTCCCCGGCGGCACCGCGGCGTACCCCTCGAGCGCCATCATGGGCGTCGTCCCGGCGAAGGTCGCCGGCGTCGACGAGGTGTCGGTCGTCACCCCGCCGGCCGAGGAGATGAACCCCGTCACGCTCGCCGCCATCCACGCGGCCGGCGCGGACGCGGTGTACAGCGTCGGCGGCGCGCAGGGGATCGCGGCGCTGGCCTACGGCACGGAGACGGTCCACCGCGTCCAGAAGGTCGTCGGCCCGGGCAACCGCTGGGTCACCGCCGCGAAGGCGGAGGTCCGGGGCGACGTCGACATCGACTTCCTCGCCGGGCCGAGCGAGATCCTGGTCGTGGCCGACGAGACGGCCGACCCCGAGTACGTCGCGGCGGATCTCGTCGCGCAGGCCGAACACGACGAGAACGCCTCCGTCGTCGCCGTCACGGACGACGAGGGGACCGCCGAGGCCGTCGCCGACGCCGTCGAGGCGCGCGTCGACGAGCGCGAGCGCGCGGAGACGATCCGCGCGGCGCTTGACAACGACGCCAGCGGCGTCTTCCACGCCCGGTCGATGAGCGAGGCGATCCTGTTCGCGGAGGAGTACGCCGCCGAGCACCTCTCGATCCAGGCCGAGGACGACGAGTCGGTCCTCGATCGCATCGACAGCGCGGGCAGCGCCTTCCTCGGGCCGCACACGCCCGTCGCCGCGGGCGACTACGCCAGCGGCACCAACCACGTCCTTCCGACGAACGGCGGCGCGAAGCGCCACGGCGGCCTCTCGGTCGACACGTTCCTGCGGTCGACGACCGTCCAGCGCCTCGACGAGTCGGCGCTCGGCGACCTGCGCGACACGATCACGACGCTCGCCGAAGCGGAGGGCCTCGACGCTCACGCCGAGAGCGTGCGGGAGCGGTTTGACGAGCGGTAG
- a CDS encoding TM2 domain-containing protein, with amino-acid sequence MSSDTAYCYSCGEEMDPEADVCVACGVEQKTAGGSSGGRAPGKKYCSNCGDQIDEAAEICPECGVRQASASNDVERVPAAVLALLLGALGAHKFYMGDTKMGLLYLCFSWTLIPGLVALVEGIIYLTKSDAEFQAQYVN; translated from the coding sequence ATGAGCTCCGACACGGCTTACTGCTACTCGTGCGGCGAGGAGATGGATCCCGAGGCGGACGTCTGCGTCGCGTGCGGCGTGGAACAGAAGACGGCTGGCGGGTCGTCCGGCGGCAGAGCGCCGGGGAAGAAGTACTGCTCGAACTGCGGCGACCAGATCGACGAGGCGGCGGAGATCTGTCCCGAGTGCGGCGTCCGGCAGGCGAGCGCGAGCAACGACGTCGAGCGGGTGCCCGCGGCCGTTCTGGCGCTCCTGCTCGGCGCGCTGGGCGCGCACAAGTTCTACATGGGCGATACGAAGATGGGGCTGCTGTACCTCTGTTTCTCCTGGACGCTCATCCCCGGCCTCGTCGCGCTGGTCGAGGGCATCATCTACCTCACGAAGTCCGACGCGGAGTTCCAGGCGCAGTACGTCAACTGA
- a CDS encoding DUF2085 domain-containing protein: MASLRRELAAGLRRTAPYLLSHHDADERDRCHALRVRGRTVRLCARCAGIYPGIALGLWIAGGSRWAAPLSLIAVLPAFALVDWAASAFAGADGGNAVRTATGALLGLGYAFGAVRLLRDPPAPGVLAVGVAYALVAATLLTVERRVLPER; the protein is encoded by the coding sequence ATGGCGTCGCTCCGTCGGGAACTCGCCGCCGGACTGCGACGGACCGCGCCGTACCTCCTCTCGCACCACGACGCCGACGAGCGCGACCGGTGCCACGCGCTCCGCGTCCGGGGCCGGACGGTTCGGCTCTGCGCGCGGTGCGCGGGGATCTACCCGGGCATCGCGCTCGGGCTCTGGATCGCCGGGGGGAGTCGGTGGGCGGCTCCGCTGTCGCTGATCGCGGTCCTGCCGGCGTTCGCGCTGGTCGACTGGGCGGCGTCGGCGTTCGCCGGGGCCGACGGCGGGAACGCGGTCCGGACCGCGACGGGCGCGCTGCTCGGTCTGGGATACGCGTTCGGCGCGGTGCGACTGCTTCGCGACCCGCCGGCCCCGGGCGTGCTCGCGGTCGGTGTCGCGTACGCGCTCGTCGCCGCGACGCTCCTGACGGTCGAGCGGCGGGTGCTTCCGGAACGGTAA
- a CDS encoding HesB/IscA family protein, whose protein sequence is MSTDAAGEGQSRPEITVTEQAAERAIELLEQEDLDTGEAGLRLFVQQGGCAGLSYGMRFDDEAEEDDTIYEHHGLQVFVDPASMNYIEGSVLDYETGLQGEGFNVENPNVVSECGCGESFRT, encoded by the coding sequence ATGAGCACGGACGCCGCGGGTGAGGGGCAGAGCCGCCCCGAGATCACCGTCACGGAACAGGCCGCCGAGCGCGCGATCGAACTGCTCGAACAGGAGGATCTGGACACCGGCGAGGCGGGCCTCCGGCTGTTCGTCCAGCAGGGCGGCTGTGCCGGCCTCTCCTACGGGATGCGCTTCGACGACGAGGCCGAGGAGGACGACACCATCTACGAGCACCACGGCCTGCAGGTGTTCGTCGACCCCGCTAGCATGAACTACATCGAGGGGAGCGTACTGGACTACGAGACGGGCCTCCAGGGCGAGGGGTTCAACGTGGAGAACCCGAACGTCGTCAGCGAGTGCGGGTGCGGCGAGTCGTTCCGGACCTAG
- a CDS encoding MFS transporter — protein MSADGPESGDSGGDGRDGGRAVVLAVIACTFFVGFGGGVVFPILPNLGAVLGISPFMVGLILSANRFTRLFANAPSGALVDRVGTRTPFIVGLFVEGVATLGYNVAIASAAPEVWFLLARIAWGVGSALVFATAYTITADVSEAGSRGTSMGLVRAGITFGFPAGLVLGGVVSDRYSVAAAFALAAAFALVASVLAYVTVPETHVEGGQSSVKPWNVDRSLPALTAGLVNFGLYFSYVGVLFATLVLFLDARGVALFGYTAQGTSGFLMAITVLAGSVFMLVGGKASDVIGARVPVLLAFLGTACVGFLLLADANSAATLAVACLFVGAGQGGVGGPLMALLADLTPEDRMGRATGTNNVLGDVGGGLGPMVSLPAVEAVGFGPVYAACAVIPAAAGLVLLAGVYSHTGSLNPRVETGTETAD, from the coding sequence ATGAGCGCGGACGGCCCAGAGAGCGGCGATAGCGGCGGCGACGGACGCGACGGCGGCCGCGCCGTCGTCCTCGCGGTTATCGCCTGTACCTTCTTCGTCGGGTTCGGCGGCGGCGTCGTGTTCCCCATCCTCCCGAACCTCGGGGCCGTCCTCGGCATCTCGCCGTTCATGGTCGGCCTGATCCTGAGCGCGAACCGGTTCACCCGGCTGTTCGCCAACGCGCCGTCCGGCGCGCTGGTCGACAGGGTCGGGACGCGGACCCCCTTCATCGTCGGCCTGTTCGTCGAGGGCGTCGCGACCCTCGGGTACAACGTCGCCATCGCGTCCGCCGCGCCCGAGGTCTGGTTCCTCCTCGCCCGGATCGCGTGGGGCGTCGGGAGCGCGCTCGTGTTCGCGACGGCGTACACGATCACCGCCGACGTGAGCGAGGCCGGGTCCCGGGGAACGAGCATGGGTCTCGTCCGGGCCGGTATCACGTTCGGCTTTCCCGCCGGCCTCGTGCTCGGCGGCGTCGTGAGCGACCGCTACAGCGTCGCCGCGGCGTTCGCGCTGGCGGCGGCGTTCGCGTTGGTCGCCAGCGTGCTGGCGTACGTCACTGTCCCCGAGACCCACGTCGAGGGGGGCCAGTCGAGCGTGAAGCCGTGGAACGTCGACCGGAGTCTCCCGGCGCTGACTGCGGGGCTGGTCAACTTCGGACTGTACTTCTCGTACGTCGGCGTGCTGTTCGCGACGCTCGTGCTCTTTCTCGACGCCAGAGGCGTCGCGCTGTTCGGCTACACCGCGCAGGGAACCTCGGGGTTCCTGATGGCGATCACGGTACTCGCGGGGTCGGTGTTCATGCTCGTCGGCGGGAAGGCGAGCGACGTGATCGGCGCGCGGGTGCCCGTGCTGCTCGCCTTCCTCGGCACGGCCTGCGTCGGCTTCCTGCTGCTCGCGGACGCGAACTCCGCCGCGACGCTCGCGGTCGCCTGCCTGTTCGTCGGCGCGGGACAGGGCGGCGTCGGCGGCCCCCTGATGGCCCTGCTCGCCGACCTGACGCCCGAGGACCGGATGGGCCGCGCGACCGGGACGAACAACGTCCTCGGCGACGTCGGCGGCGGCCTCGGCCCAATGGTGTCGCTTCCCGCCGTCGAGGCCGTCGGCTTCGGCCCCGTCTACGCGGCCTGCGCGGTCATCCCGGCGGCGGCGGGGCTGGTGCTGCTCGCGGGCGTCTACTCGCATACGGGGTCGCTGAATCCGCGGGTAGAAACAGGGACGGAGACGGCCGACTAG
- a CDS encoding dodecin — MVFKKITLIGTSPESFDAAADDAIDRAEDTLQNIQWIEVDELGVEVATAENREYQAEVTVAFRLED, encoded by the coding sequence ATGGTCTTCAAGAAGATCACGCTCATCGGCACGAGCCCCGAGAGCTTCGACGCCGCGGCGGACGACGCCATCGACCGAGCGGAGGACACCCTCCAGAACATCCAGTGGATCGAGGTCGACGAACTCGGCGTCGAAGTGGCGACCGCCGAGAACCGCGAGTACCAGGCCGAAGTGACGGTCGCGTTCAGGCTGGAAGACTAA
- a CDS encoding DUF4385 family protein: protein MGEDPSYDVDFREHPEEYEIGRGEQGVFKVQPYKDELLPLWGIKSLSEAREAAEAIYERYREYRADGDFVGMDMARKYLQMGWTRSLRYAKYPGGRKRDEGEERKPQRWYDGKKREVSLVYKEYLDRVREDDEYQRRNGSGS from the coding sequence ATGGGCGAGGACCCGTCGTACGACGTGGACTTCCGCGAGCACCCCGAGGAGTACGAGATCGGCCGCGGCGAGCAAGGGGTGTTCAAAGTGCAGCCCTACAAGGACGAGCTCCTCCCACTGTGGGGGATCAAGTCGCTGTCGGAAGCCAGAGAGGCGGCGGAAGCGATCTACGAGCGCTACCGGGAGTACCGGGCCGACGGGGACTTCGTCGGCATGGACATGGCGCGCAAGTACCTCCAGATGGGGTGGACGCGGAGCCTCCGGTACGCGAAGTACCCCGGCGGCCGCAAGCGCGACGAGGGTGAGGAACGGAAGCCGCAGCGCTGGTACGACGGGAAGAAGCGCGAGGTGTCGCTCGTGTACAAGGAGTACCTCGACAGGGTCCGCGAGGACGACGAGTACCAGCGCCGCAACGGGAGCGGATCATAG
- a CDS encoding phosphatase PAP2 family protein: MGLADVVMRLTVMVVILLSVSASVMVGPRRIVRAVRDYRWRLAEIGPYLSVLLVVLAVRKLTMDYTGLLSWALDWNITLIIYSLEGALVADVQSLRSPLLTDYFVFIYLYGYVFLLLFPFVAYFARSDMTSMKELIVAYTFNYGVGLVCYVLFIAYGPRNLIPDIVDSLLYVTYPQSQLLTGEVNHNTNVFPSLHASLSMTTFFLAWRTRDEYPLWAPVSFVLGVSVALSTMYLGIHWATDVVAGTLLAVLSILVTEYVVEHDLLAEWGPFGREWDLFDKARR, encoded by the coding sequence ATGGGCTTAGCAGACGTCGTGATGCGGCTCACGGTGATGGTCGTCATCCTGCTGAGCGTTAGCGCCAGCGTGATGGTCGGCCCGCGCCGCATCGTCCGCGCCGTCAGGGACTACCGCTGGCGCCTCGCCGAGATCGGTCCGTACCTGTCGGTGCTGCTCGTCGTTCTGGCCGTACGCAAACTGACGATGGACTACACCGGGCTCCTCTCGTGGGCGCTCGACTGGAACATCACCCTGATTATCTACAGTCTGGAGGGGGCGCTCGTGGCGGACGTCCAGTCGCTTCGCTCGCCGCTGCTCACCGATTACTTCGTGTTCATCTACCTCTACGGCTACGTCTTCCTCCTCCTCTTCCCGTTCGTCGCGTACTTCGCTCGCAGCGACATGACCTCGATGAAGGAGCTCATCGTTGCCTACACGTTCAACTACGGCGTCGGGCTGGTCTGTTACGTCCTCTTTATCGCCTACGGGCCGCGGAACCTCATCCCCGACATCGTCGACTCACTGCTGTACGTCACGTACCCGCAGTCGCAACTGCTCACCGGCGAGGTCAACCACAACACCAACGTCTTCCCGTCGCTACACGCCTCCCTCTCCATGACGACCTTCTTCCTCGCGTGGCGGACGCGGGACGAGTACCCTCTGTGGGCCCCCGTCTCGTTCGTTCTGGGCGTCAGCGTTGCCCTCTCCACGATGTACCTCGGGATCCACTGGGCGACCGACGTGGTCGCCGGCACGCTACTCGCGGTGTTGAGCATCCTCGTCACCGAGTACGTCGTCGAGCACGACCTGCTCGCCGAGTGGGGCCCGTTCGGCCGGGAGTGGGACCTCTTCGACAAGGCGCGGCGGTAG
- a CDS encoding ABC transporter substrate-binding protein: MKTLPADADSASVQLARQYAERLQDVGINANIELKAESELLQDVLINHEFDIFVTRHPGVDAPEELYPLLHSVFVEEQGWQNPFGITNVTLDDRLQQQRTSEGKTREMAIASVLRGAVSVQPFSVVAYPEYLTAVDLEFDSEWNTTPLQTTLDYLRLRPEDPMAEDREELGVAIMDGNITSNRNPIAVEYHDRGELVGLLYDQLAERIDGEVVPWLAEDWRWLDEESEADDTPTAVVTLREDLQWHDGESITAEDVAFTFEFLSDTSMGNANGTVPAPKFRSQSSLVAETSALSERECRLDFEQCSREAATHAFTVPLLPKHIWSEQTELMQEYLTRAMVWENRQPVGSGPFAFESATQGESVTFQRFDDHFLRSEANFDDPVAEFAGAPRYESLTLTVTPSGAAAIELVEEGDMQIVGSTLESGDAPRANRSDSVRLLVGDPREFYIVGFNTRRSPLTNPRFRQALGRLFDRDDIAQEMFDGYAFPGDTPLRGSGYVPDDLEWDGTSAVGAFPGEDGELEVEAAKQMFKDAGYRYSSEGELLIRGQS; encoded by the coding sequence GTGAAGACGCTTCCGGCCGACGCCGACTCGGCGTCGGTCCAGCTGGCGAGACAGTACGCGGAGCGACTGCAGGACGTCGGCATCAACGCGAACATCGAACTGAAGGCGGAGTCGGAACTGCTCCAGGACGTCCTCATCAACCACGAGTTCGACATCTTCGTCACGCGCCATCCGGGCGTCGACGCCCCCGAGGAACTGTACCCTCTGCTCCACTCCGTGTTCGTGGAGGAACAGGGGTGGCAGAACCCCTTCGGGATCACCAACGTGACGCTCGACGACAGGCTTCAGCAGCAACGAACCTCGGAAGGGAAGACCCGCGAGATGGCGATCGCGAGCGTTCTCCGGGGCGCCGTCTCCGTGCAGCCGTTCTCGGTCGTCGCCTACCCCGAGTACCTCACAGCGGTGGACCTGGAGTTCGACTCTGAGTGGAACACCACGCCGCTCCAGACGACGCTCGACTACCTCCGCCTCCGCCCGGAAGACCCGATGGCGGAGGACCGCGAGGAACTCGGCGTGGCCATCATGGACGGCAACATCACGTCGAACCGGAACCCGATCGCCGTCGAGTACCACGACCGCGGCGAACTCGTGGGGCTGCTGTACGACCAGCTCGCCGAGCGGATCGACGGCGAGGTGGTTCCCTGGCTCGCCGAGGACTGGCGGTGGCTGGACGAGGAGAGCGAAGCGGACGACACCCCGACGGCGGTCGTCACGCTGCGGGAGGACCTGCAGTGGCACGACGGTGAATCGATCACCGCCGAGGACGTCGCGTTCACCTTCGAGTTCCTCTCGGACACGTCGATGGGGAACGCGAACGGCACGGTGCCCGCGCCGAAGTTCCGCTCGCAGTCGAGCCTGGTCGCGGAAACCTCGGCGCTCTCGGAGCGCGAGTGCCGCCTCGACTTCGAGCAGTGCAGCCGGGAAGCGGCGACCCACGCGTTCACGGTCCCCCTGCTTCCGAAGCACATCTGGTCGGAGCAGACCGAACTGATGCAGGAGTACCTGACCCGCGCGATGGTCTGGGAGAACCGCCAGCCGGTCGGGAGCGGCCCGTTCGCGTTCGAGAGCGCGACCCAGGGGGAGTCGGTCACTTTCCAGCGGTTCGACGACCACTTCCTCCGGAGCGAGGCGAACTTCGACGACCCCGTCGCGGAGTTCGCCGGCGCGCCGCGGTACGAGTCGCTCACGCTGACCGTGACGCCGTCCGGCGCGGCGGCGATCGAACTCGTCGAGGAGGGCGACATGCAGATAGTCGGGTCGACGCTGGAGTCCGGCGACGCGCCGCGGGCGAACCGCTCCGACTCCGTTCGGCTGCTCGTCGGCGACCCCCGTGAGTTCTACATCGTCGGGTTCAACACCCGGCGGTCACCCCTGACGAACCCCCGTTTCCGACAGGCGCTCGGTCGACTGTTCGACCGCGACGACATCGCACAGGAGATGTTCGACGGGTACGCCTTCCCGGGAGACACGCCGCTCCGCGGGTCCGGCTACGTTCCGGACGACCTGGAGTGGGACGGGACGAGCGCCGTCGGCGCGTTCCCGGGCGAAGACGGCGAACTGGAGGTCGAGGCGGCGAAACAGATGTTCAAGGACGCCGGCTATCGCTACAGCAGCGAGGGGGAACTGCTGATCCGAGGGCAATCGTGA
- a CDS encoding metal-dependent hydrolase translates to MMVGHALLAFALVAGALSLAGYDRERALSVGLVAGGFAAAPDADMAYALVGFLGADYGSVFAVTESFWATSTVVHRSVTHSLVVAVPAALAFAGWTADVREFRAAGAALALALVVAAYWVTGPLAAVVMAAFVAAGLLVASVADAYGDLGPRAVLGAALVGLWSHPWGDLVTGEPPRVLYPLSDGVLVERVALSADPTLHLLGAFGLELAAIWLAAVVYCRLSERSLPGYVRRRAAVGAGYGVAVLLIDPPTLAVSYHFVFSILAVGVAVAAPYRWPRSPLSRLRRDDWITGSDDIRTSLHPAAWPASTDDALAASLTGLAGLTAALVAYALAYGLLA, encoded by the coding sequence ATGATGGTCGGTCACGCGCTGCTCGCGTTCGCCCTCGTCGCCGGAGCGCTGTCTCTGGCGGGGTACGACCGCGAGCGGGCGCTCTCGGTCGGCCTCGTCGCCGGCGGGTTCGCCGCCGCCCCGGACGCGGACATGGCGTACGCGCTCGTCGGCTTCCTCGGTGCGGACTACGGGAGCGTCTTCGCCGTCACGGAGTCGTTCTGGGCGACGAGCACCGTCGTTCACCGCTCGGTGACGCACTCGCTGGTCGTCGCGGTGCCCGCGGCGCTGGCGTTCGCCGGCTGGACCGCAGACGTGCGAGAGTTCCGTGCCGCCGGCGCGGCCCTCGCGCTCGCCCTCGTCGTCGCGGCGTACTGGGTCACCGGGCCGCTCGCGGCGGTCGTGATGGCCGCGTTCGTCGCCGCGGGGCTTCTCGTCGCGTCGGTCGCTGACGCCTACGGCGACCTCGGCCCGCGCGCGGTGCTCGGGGCCGCACTCGTCGGCCTCTGGTCGCACCCCTGGGGCGACCTCGTCACCGGCGAGCCGCCGCGAGTGCTCTACCCGCTCTCGGACGGCGTGCTGGTGGAGCGCGTCGCCCTGTCGGCGGACCCGACGCTGCACCTGCTCGGCGCGTTCGGCCTCGAACTCGCGGCGATCTGGCTGGCGGCGGTCGTCTACTGCCGCCTGTCCGAGCGGTCGCTCCCGGGCTACGTCCGCCGCCGGGCGGCCGTCGGCGCCGGCTACGGCGTCGCAGTCCTGCTGATCGACCCGCCGACGCTCGCCGTGTCCTACCACTTCGTGTTCAGCATTCTCGCGGTCGGCGTCGCCGTCGCGGCGCCGTACCGATGGCCGCGCTCGCCCCTGTCGCGGCTCCGGCGCGACGACTGGATAACCGGATCCGACGACATCCGCACCAGCCTCCACCCCGCCGCCTGGCCCGCGAGCACCGACGACGCCCTCGCGGCGTCGCTGACCGGCCTTGCGGGACTAACCGCGGCCCTCGTCGCCTACGCCCTGGCGTACGGGTTGCTCGCGTAG
- a CDS encoding SDR family oxidoreductase, translating into MRVLVAGSHGQVGQHVSRILGESDHDARGMVRDESQVEDVEALGVEPVVADLTEDVSHAVEGCDAVVFAAGSGGEDVWGVDRDGAINLVETAEAAGAERFVMLSSINADAPEDSPEALREYLRAKAEADERLRESDLTYTVVRPGALTNEDGTGRIRTGADLERKDGDVPREDVARTLVAALPMESTYGRTFEMLSDDDPIEAALSDPLNER; encoded by the coding sequence ATGCGAGTTCTCGTAGCGGGGTCACACGGGCAGGTCGGACAGCACGTCTCACGGATCCTCGGAGAGAGCGACCACGACGCACGCGGGATGGTCCGCGACGAGTCGCAGGTCGAGGACGTAGAAGCTCTCGGGGTCGAACCGGTCGTCGCCGACCTCACCGAGGACGTCTCGCACGCGGTGGAGGGCTGCGACGCGGTCGTGTTCGCCGCCGGCTCCGGCGGGGAGGACGTGTGGGGCGTCGACCGCGACGGCGCGATCAACCTCGTCGAGACCGCGGAGGCGGCCGGCGCCGAGCGGTTCGTCATGCTGAGCTCGATCAACGCCGACGCGCCCGAGGACAGCCCAGAGGCGCTCCGCGAGTACCTGCGGGCGAAGGCGGAGGCCGACGAGCGGCTCCGGGAGAGCGACCTGACGTACACGGTCGTCCGCCCCGGAGCGCTGACGAACGAGGACGGGACCGGCCGGATCAGGACCGGCGCGGACCTGGAGCGCAAGGACGGCGACGTTCCCCGGGAGGACGTCGCCCGGACGCTCGTCGCGGCGCTCCCGATGGAGAGCACGTACGGGCGTACCTTCGAGATGCTCTCGGACGACGACCCGATCGAAGCCGCACTGTCGGACCCCTTGAACGAGAGGTGA